CTAATGTCCCCGCGAGCATGTCAGACAACATTCCGGGGAACCTCCCTGCTAGCCTGCCAGAGAACATGCCGATAAACCTCCCTGCCAACGTGCCACCGGGGGTGCTTGCGAACGTGCCACCGGGGATGCTAGCCAGTGTACCACCGGAGATGCTGGCCAACCTCTCCACCACCATGACGCCGGCGATGCTGTCCAAGATCCCGCCGGAGGCGCTGGCCAGCATCCCGCCAGACAAGCTGCCACCAAACGTGACGCCAGATATGTTGGTCACCCTCGCGGCGATgaagcagcaggagcagcagcagccaGGGCAGCCTGCTGCTGGGGCATCCCAGGGCAACGCAGCGGCGGGCTTGCCGCAGATCCCCAAGATGCCCGACTTATCGGGGCTGACGAACCTCTCTTTCCCGCCGATGCCTTCGGCGTCCCTGCCGAAGATGCCGCAAAACCTCTCGCTCTTCGGGTTCGACGTGAAGATCCCAAAGTTCATCAACAAGATGGTAAAGGAGAACACAGATTCCTGAAGAAAGCAAAGCTTCTTTGTTGATGGTGCATGCACGAGCACGACATGGTTTGATCCCAAGGCCAAGCTTGCCCTGAGGAGACTTCTCAATGTTGCTGCCATGAGTCGTATCTGTATTTTCTGATGAAAGAGTTGCTTGCATATTGCCAAATTCGTACGTTACCACGGGAGCAAGGTGATTAGAAGATGTAAAAATAGGAATAAATCGATATTGTATTCGTCTCAGAAATCCTTTGCAtgcgattttttttctttcagataaCTGCACGCACCATGTGTTACATCTATGGGGAAGGGATTATTGAATTCGGTGAGCGGCCTCTGGCGATAGTCATGGCGAATGGGCGGCTCTAGGGCCCTCGTCCCCATGGCCGTCTCCGGCGCCTCAGCGGCCGGGGGGTGGTAGACCCTAGGGGACTTCCTCGTGGCAGGTCGGTCAATCCTTGGCTGGACATCGTTCTGATGTACTAGAGGCTGGAGGCAATCCTCCTTCTTTAAAGAAAAAAAAAAGCTCGGTCAATCCGGCGCCGAAATGCATGCTTCTCTCGCTAGCATTTTCCTATCGCTACACTACACACACTCTATATACCTGCATATTCATCCCTATAAACACACACTCACATTGTACTCCTATAAACATCTTGATTGACAAAGTCATCATAGGCGCTTCTTTGTTGAGGGGAACATTTCCTTCCACTCAACGCACACCGCCGGAAAGTctggaataaatccagaaaaatacgagcaccaggatttgaaccctggtgggttggggatattAGTCTTCCTAACcacccaaccacaggttggttcacgaTTGTTTCAGTACTTGACCGGCCGAGTACCTCAAGCAAATTTTTACCGCGTTCACTATTTTGCATCATTATTTTATGAgttttttctccttcttttttcACCTTGTTTCTTTTCTTCGTGAATACGCAAATTGCATATCATTCCATTGATGGAAAGGAGCAGAAAAGCGGGTTACAAGGCAACATATGTCGTGTAGACAAAGTTGGCGGGACACATGCTGGGAAGCAGAAGACTAGGGGTGCTCAGCTCGACACACTACATGGACACACTAAGTAGGGATGATGGCCGCCAATCCTTTTTTCCCAGCCCTGGCCCAGGACCGTGCATCGTCCTTGATGGATTGAAGGAGCTCCCAACAGGATGGTTGAGCGCTGTCGAAGACACAAGAATTGCGAAGCTTCCAAATGTGCCAGGCAGCGAGGAGGAGGATGGACGCCAGGCCATTTCGCATGGCCGATGGAACCGCAATGGTGGCCTAGGCTCACCACTCGATGATGGTGGAGTCGGAGGGTGGAAGATCAATAGGGGATCGACACCAAGCAAAGAGCTCGTGCCATACGGAGCGAGCGAATGTTTgtttcttcttcatttttattgGTTTTCACATTGTTCCATTGTTTTGTGTCTTATTTTTGCTTCAGTTTTTATTTGTTTCCTTCTGGTTTTCTTTGGGTTTTTTAGTTTCTTACTATGTCCCACTGTTTTGCATCGGTGACAGGTTATACCCAAGGCGGAACACTCATACATACATATGGCCCAGTCCAAGGCCCAAGGCAACCAAGAATATAGTCCAAAATACGATGGGCCAAGGGGCTATCGATCAGGCCCAATAAAGCCATAGCCCAAGACGCCAAATTCTAGAGGGAACCCCGCAATCAGGCTAAGTCCAAACAGTCGGATCTTACACCCCCTAATGGATAAAACACTAATAGTCGGTCACCATGAAGGCAGAGCAGTCGAACCTTCTACAGTCGACTGCGACCTAGGATACCATGACCCTCACGATGTTTAATTACCACCATTACCCAATGGTAGAGTAATCTAACTAAATATGGCAGTTATTAGTAGTAATGGCCATGAACAGTTGGCATTGCATGCGGCCACGACCAACATTAATATCGACCCGTTGTGACACCCCTCCTAGTGCACTCTATATAAGACCGTAGGAGGGCACCGGGCTAAGGGTTGAACTCTCTCACATTGTACCTTGCGCTAGGATCTAAGAACACCGCAAGAGTAGGGTATTGCATCCACCAGAGAGAGCCTGGACCTGTATAAACCTTGTGCATACTCCCATTTGTAGCGATCGGTAGATACGATTACCTCTACGTACACAGCCCTGTAGTATTTCGGGATTatatccacgatagttggcgctcACCATGTGGCAAGTGTCTATTTCATGGTGTAGATGGTTCCTTCATTGACTCTAGTCGGCAGCCATTTCGACGTCCTCGAGTTCGCCATTGATAGTTCAGTGTGGCATCCTGATGCCCCGTTGAACAGTACAGACCTGCCGGCAAGCGGGAACATCCATTACCGAGCTAATGATCTGGGTGTTTTGAGACTTCAACTCTCGGTTTTGCACCGACCGGTCGGCTTGGCACCACCGGAAGCGCTCGAGCAAGCCTCATCTACAGTTCCGTCATTCTGCGAGCCAACTTGTTGGGGTGATGGACACCGAATCGTTCATCCCTTTGTTGGAGTCTGACTCCGGGGAGGAAGATATCTACGATACTTAGGGTTCCATGGCTGGCACACCCCCCCGAGTCTAACCTTAGAGGGGGTGCACCAATCAATCCATCCTTGACAGCTGACAATCTGTGGCGGGTGATGGGTGACAGCTCACTAGGGTAGAATGAGGGGATGCCGATTAACTACTCAACACCCCAATATCAGGGGATTTGCCGGCCGACAAAGCCCTAAAAGCAGCACGCCAAACCACCTTGGTTGAGTGCGCTCGTCTGGCGTAAATCGAGCACAATCTGTTTGTGTGAGAGCAAGCACTGGCGGACAACAGTCGGCAGCATCATCAGCCGACCTGATCAGCCTTTCGGCGCGGACGTGACATCAATAACAACAACTTCATGGTCATAGGacctagtgatgacccacaagtatagggggtctatcatagccttttcgataagtgacagtgtcgaacccaatgaggagtagatgGAATTGACAAGCGTTTTCAACAAGGTTTCACTATAAAAGCTGTAAagataatttgatatgttgtttgatagcaagataatttataaaAGGTAAATAGTAACAAAATCAATAGAGTTCAGaaagtggcccaatccttatgTATGCTAAGGAGAAGCCGGTTGTGTTTCTTATAATGACCGAAATGCTCTTGAGGACACATGGAATTTTGTCAATGCAacacccggataattatgctacagtaaactcctGTTAATGGTGCGAGGTCATCGATTTTACTGTTGTTAAGTTCGCATTGACTCAAAGTCGGTTCCAATTTGAAATTTAAAATaagtaaaaagaaaaggcaaaagaaaataaaactaaaagaaGATCCCCCTGGCTAACTGGGCCAACAGGCCCAGCTGGCCACAcacgcggcccagccggcccaaaCCACCTACCTCATCGGTCgcctccctgttcccccgacccagtCGCCACAGGGGCGAGCTCCCAccgagccacctcgccggcgtcgccttGGCGAGGGGATAAGGCCACGCCCCCCCTCCGGCTCCTCAAGTCCTCCCCCTGCCACTCCCACTCACCTCgccctctctcctcccctcctcAGATCCACCGCACCGCGCCGCCCGAGCGAAGCCATCGCCGCGGCCTCGCCGTGCCCGTGGCCACCGGCCGCCGTCCTCCGTTCGCCCGTGTCCGGGAGCTCCCTCGTCCCCACCTATGCCGATTGCGGCAACCTCCCCGAGCACGGAGCCCCTGCCCCGTCGACTTCGAGGTCGTCTTCGACCTTCGGGCGCCCGGGATTGCCGCCGCCGTACATCACCGTTGAGCCAACCCCAGTTGCTGACATGTGTCCACCACGTGTTTAATTAAGCTAATCCAATTTTAAACTAATCTGCATAATTAGATTAGTGGCTGACAGATGGGGCCCCTcctgctaattaacctaattagttgaATTTAACTCTCTGTTAAACCactgtgtatgacatgtgggacccagctgCGGTTGACCTGTTGACCTCATGCTGACATCGTGCTGACACAATAATtcatttctgttaatttaaataatttcagaatattgttaaaacttagaaaaatcatttaaaataaaccgtaactcggatgaaaaatacTCTGTACATGAAATTGCTCAgaaaaacgagacgaatccgaatacgtggtccttTCGTCCACCAcgtgtccctagcatagcgaacatgcaaccgtcccctctctttcgtcTGTCCGAAAAATGCCTAAccccgggaaaactttcccggatgttatcccccttcgccggtaccgtGTAGCACCACATTAGAGCACCCCTAGCCCCGCGTGTTACCCCGTCATACATCTGTGTTGCATCtatttgcattatatttactgtttctccccctcttctctccggtagactccgagaccgctaccgatgctgcccctgtgatcgactacgtcgtcgacgacCCTTCtcccctttcagcggagcttccaggcaagcccccccctttgatcatcccgatatagcccattccattctctcatgcttgcattagattttgctactgcaattgattgctcctattctgacgCATAgcatgcttttgtaacctgctcattgtaccttacttgcttatcctaaactgcttagtataggttggttagtgatccatcagtgacccccaccttgtccttgttgcccctgcttcatcatcgacgaatcAATCAGCGTGAtcaacgaccagagcccgacacctcacatcacatcacgcccctattgttgctcgactctgaagagctactatcgagtgccaagggtggtacctcataacgcactcctgatgataactctgtagtgtagctattcggtcgtggtcatctagggtgattcctccttgaccactcccgatacggctctgtcgtgcaacccctcaagtgtgaacctcgagggtggttcctcttacgttcaccttgatgattacatcgagtggaattcaccgagggtgattcctcgggttttccccttgatgtttggacacacggttaccttgactttacttgagaccattgtttaAGTTgggtcagccctgaggggtacccgcgagttgatgtgaaagtcgggcgggcccgttgagcacccgcgagttttctatgtggcacggccgggcattctgggcccttgccataagtccatgagacggggcgacggggtcacattatcgtgagtctctgctcgtctccgcgagtccccaatgcactaacaggtttgggtatttgttctgagttggcctttggcctttacgcactaaccaccacgcgagaatagttatgggcctcgacgtcgtggtatcagccgaagctttgtcagatgtccagttcagcattgtggcatggtcggatcgtgccatccactacacgggtggtgctggtatccatcctgcacacaacgacccggagtgcaacgggcgatgggcccagaccccggagtgcttaggatgtagaccggcggggacctctctgctgagcctaggtagggctgcgacgtgttgatcttccgaggccgggcattgacctagaagagtgtgtccggccagagtgatcgagcgtgttgggtaacgtggtgcacccctacagggaagatatatattcaaaTACCGGGTCCACGGTAAttgacgttcagacttgtatcctgatcttatataactagaaatggatacttaagacatgtgatggatatgtggctccgagattgctttctctcagggagtcgaggaaggatctctgggcgttactgcttgatacgtctccaacgtatctatactttttgattgttccatgctattatattatctgtcttggatgtttaatgggctttactatgctcttttatattatttttgggactaacctattgaccgaagcccagtgcaaattgctgttttttttgcctatttcagtgtttcgcagaaaaggaatatcaaacggaatccaaacggaacgaaaccttcgcgaggatcttttttggaacaaatgcaatcc
This region of Triticum aestivum cultivar Chinese Spring chromosome 2D, IWGSC CS RefSeq v2.1, whole genome shotgun sequence genomic DNA includes:
- the LOC123055777 gene encoding WW domain-binding protein 11-like; the encoded protein is MEPFFGEVVIRDDGGNGGLTSWSIFCQVFGTLNSMREVTMRSLCYVTFLLISSISSVQLSASVRLLAESPHGQPGAPAPLPPGGLPGNFPANVPASMSDNIPGNLPASLPENMPINLPANVPPGVLANVPPGMLASVPPEMLANLSTTMTPAMLSKIPPEALASIPPDKLPPNVTPDMLVTLAAMKQQEQQQPGQPAAGASQGNAAAGLPQIPKMPDLSGLTNLSFPPMPSASLPKMPQNLSLFGFDVKIPKFINKMVKENTDS